The Rosa rugosa chromosome 1, drRosRugo1.1, whole genome shotgun sequence genomic sequence GAACTGATGCATTAGTGTCATTGTGAGCAGGAAGATTAGGAAAGAAAGGGGTTGAAGAAGGGGTGTAACCCCGATTCTTGTATTGTAGTAGGGCTGTGGTGGTGGTGTTATCATAAGGAACAGCGCCACCTACGTAGGCTGTAGCGGCCATGTAGTAGTGGTTAGGCCTCTGATTAGCATGGAGCAAAAGGTCAATGGTTTGACCAGGTGAGATGGTGACATAATCCGTTGTGAAAGGCTTGGTGTAGCTAGCATCTGTTCCTACGACTGTGACTTTGTGATTGGCGATGGCGAAAAACAGAATCTCTTGCAGACCGGAGTTGATTAGTCTCAGTAGGTAGGTTTTGCCATAATCAACCATCACCTTGAACGTCTCTGCAAATCAGGCACATAATGAGAATTTTAGTACTAAGTAGGTGAAAGAATCTCAGTGCTCCAACAACATCATACATTGGCAAAATAACATACTGATGTTGATATCCTTGGGTTCGGTTTAGAGCTTAAACCGTCTCTGTGCCACAATATTCAATCGGTTTAGCAGTGCATTGAGCGTCAAGGCTCAATTGGCCAAAGACTTTACCCAAGATAAATGATTAATTATATAGTTGGAGTGCTGACCTGATTTAGAGCATGGATACAGATCGCCAGGTTGACCATTGATGAGATAAGCGTCGGAAGTATTAGGTTCCCCTCCGGCTTGAAGAGTTTGAGTATAAAGGTTCCCTATATCTACCTTCCACCACTCTCCTGCAATTTTCAACGCACAACTCAATTCTTTACATTAGTCAAGCGATTAGAATGGATAATTAAAATGATCCATAGCTAATTAAGTACCCAATATGATTGGAATTTCTGCATGAGGCTTGCCAAAAGGgtaattcttcttcttgttgggGTATATGATGATGGGACCGTGGACAGTGGCTCGATCCCACTCACTGTGAGCATGCCACCAAAGGGTGCCTTCCTCCTTTGAGAAAATGATCTTTTGGGTGAACTTGGCTCCCGGTTGAATTGGGCACTGTGTGATATACTCTGGTCCGTCCGACCATGGATTTCTTGGTTGCGCAACACCATGCCTGCTCATGATCAAATAGCTTGTTATATATGGATTGAAAAGCTAAAAACCTGAAACAATCAAGTGATCGAGAACGCACCAGTGGATAGTAATGTTACGATTGCCTTTGTTAAAGACATCGACGATGATAGTGTGTCCTTTATGAACATGCAAAGTCGGTCCCGGAAACTGGCCATTTACAGTCAAGATGTTCTTTGTGCTGCAGAGTCTTTTGTATGGAGTGTTTTCCACCTACATACACATTTAAATCGTTTTATTTAAGTACTCGTTAAAACGATAATTATATGAAACGTACACAACGccgtatatatatgcatatataggCAATACAACGCATAACCTACCACAAAAGTGTAACGAGCTGGCCAAGCTTGGCAATGGAGGAGGAAGCCATTAACAGCCAATAACAACCCCAAAAGTTGCAGATGCAGGCTAATTCTGGAAACCTTCATCTTCAAAACAACATGCACTAATTAATTAGTACAAATGAtcgatgtatatatatacatatcgaGCAGTTATATATAGACATGCAGGGGCGGAACTACATAAAGCCTGAGGGGGTTCAGAACACTCCAAGGAATTCAACACGGTAGCTAATTAATGAATACTTTATGTGTAATTGACATACTCCAGCAAATTGAACCCGGCCGGCCCCAGCCTGCCCAGTCTGGAACCCAgtctagctgggaggctcagccccacgcccggtttcATTTATTGAAGTATTACAGGGGGActtaaaacctgaaccccgtgctacattagaaagattacaaacatcctcatagagaacatcccaaataataacaggagtctcatctaatcATACAtcagaaatataattaaaactAGCAATGTGCGCTAACCTATTGGCTACACCGTTTGCTTCACGGAAGATGTGACTAACCTGAATTGAGTGAAAAAatgtcaaatatgacttacGATCATCGATAATACGCCCAATTTCAGATCTATCTTCCACATCACGCTATAGAGCAGTGACAACAAGGGAACAATCGCTCTCAACATCAATAACGGTCATGTCCTAATGGATCGCCAATAAGAGCCCAACCCTACATGCCCATCAATAACGGTCATCTTCTTCTTATGTAGtcataattatataaatatatataaaggaAAATGAGTAGTCATAATAATTATATAGATAATATataaaggaaaatgatttgtgggcTCAATCAGGTTCAAGATTTgggatttgaatttttttatcaaataaattaTTTATTCATACAGAAGTGTTACAAGTGGTATGGATCGAATGATACAATCAAAGAGCCACTAATGACCGACCTATAACGTCAGACCAACGGGTCTAAACAAGACTTCCTAAAGGAGCTACTAAATCTCTAGTACACCGTGAGGCCGGAACAATGGTCACACAGACCAAGGAGACTCAAAAATCTGACATAGTGCCAACAACATTGGTAAGGACACGTCGGCATACCAACCGGGTAGCAACTCTGAACCCATGAAGGATTTACATGCACTCGAGTCAACCCCACCTCCTGAGTAGTGAATACACGTGATAAAAAGCGGGTGAAAACCATCATCACTCGATTGGCGGTGTCTTTTAATCAGCCAACAACAGAAACAGTCAACCACAAAGGATCAGACATTATTCAAAACAAAGACACagaaactagaaaagaaaacaacctagaaaaaaacaaggagattcaACAACACTCCAGGGCTAAAAGAGAGGCCCAAATTTGAAGATACCTAGACTACCACACTCTGTACCCCACATCAAACCAAGCCTGCCCACCAGCCTAGGACCCAAACCAGCTTCTGTTGCCTATTAATCGCCGTGACCATTGTTCCCTCGCACCTCTGCCGTCCAACCATTGGTTGTAGATCGAGACACCTCACTTGTCTTCACAATCATCGTTGTTGCGGTCACATCCACCAGAATCACGGCCTCACCACCACTCCACCCATTAGCACAACCTCTGGGACACCGCACCGGAACCCGGCTGGAGATCGATCTGACTTTAGATCACTAAGAAACTCCGACCCAAACGATAGAGCACCCAGACCTGCCCAATCTGAACAAACAAACACCGGATCAGGGAGCAAAACCCCTAGCCAAGCACTTTTCCAACACCGAACACCGATCTGGTCCCTCCCTCGCCAGCAAAGATGGATCTGCAACCTTGCCTCACTTCTGCCCTCCTCCTACACCATCACCAACTCACCAAAGCAAACAGACACCGGGATGGAAGCAAAAACGCGTGCACTCCAAAACAACTAAAAACCCCTCCCGGACCGAGACATAGCGGCGTATTTATCGGCTATGCTCGACCTGGAGAGACAAACTCTCGATctctgcttttctttttttctttggcgCGTGAGGCGCATTCTAGCTAATAATTAACTGTTTGTTACTTAACTACTACaacctttgccaaaaaaaatcatgacaaccatagttttttttttttttttaaataaactaCAACCATAGATTTTTTATTAGCTGAAAACTATTctcatcaaaataaaatattttaaaaagcTTATctctcctccttttcctctctctctctctctccccatctgTTATCTCTAGCCGTTTTGTTGCTTTGGGATTTGGCTTTTCATCGGAGAACCTgggttttggagatgatgggtTAAGAAGAAGGAAATCACGTTCTTCAGTAGTACCCTTTCTTTAACAAGAGAGGTTGGGATTGAAAATTGGGCTTGACATTAAGCAGAAGTAACAATTGAATTTAAGTTGTTACGGCTATAGAGGCTAAGGAAATTGGAGCAGAGGAGGTTCATGGACTTCTGCTTTCAGCCGTAGGAGACGTTGATGCGGGTTGTGGTGGCCATCGACGGCGACGACGGAGGAGGCCACAGAAAGGACTgttagagagagaagagggtttGAGGGAAATAAGGTTGGGTTCGCGCTCGGGTCAGCCGGTCAGGTTAGGGACGGGTTTGTGTGGCAGTCGTGGTCATGGTGGGTGAGAGAGAACTAGTTGCAGAACTTTGTGTTTTATTAAACAATAAGaattaaagctagtacggttcagattggacagattcagttcgtccattggtttaagcgagttaaataccttaacggtcatcaatttggctgaaatttgcagagatgatctatatgttaatacctaaaaactaaacggtttagatgtggatatgcaaccgaaaagtgatCCTAAAGTCTAAAtgcacactttaatttcaaagaaaataattcttttttttaacttttatgGTTATAATTACGATATTAATGTATATACTTATACCATATTAATTCTGGAtcgagtatatatatatatatatacaaccttgctcaggtgcggatatccgcacctaagcaaaaaggtacggatttccatatttgacccacttttcgatcatattttcacatcttaactgttcagtttttaggtcctaatgtatagatcatatctacaaattttcagccaaattgatgatcttttaagcattcaaaactgcaatttacgcgaacgaaccgaatctgtcgaaccggaaccgttcgtgtttataatggtaaattacagtttgaatgccttaacgatcatcaatttggctgaaaatttgtagagatgatctatacattaggatctaaaaactgaacggttaagatgtgaaaatatgatcgaaaagtgggtaaaaactggaaatccgaaCTTAAGAAAAACTGCGGACATCCGCAGTGAAGAagctctgtatatatatatatatatatagggaaatgatggaaaatgtcacattagagtgtgaaatgataaaaaagtcACATAGTTTCCCACTTAATAAAAATGTCCATAATGAATTgtcaataatattaatttagtccttatgactaatgaggtgatgttaaaaaaggtcagttttcaatttttttgattcCCATTCTACCCTTGGTATTAATATACCCGTCAAAACCAGATCACAgctatatttcaaaaaaaaaaaaaaaaatcagatcacagctctctctctctctctgagatcCACCGAAATCTGCATCACCGTCCGCCATCACTGACGAATCGGCGTTTGAGAACGACGAGCTGCAGCTCTCTTCGTTCTTGTTGATGGTGACGTAAGACGTTAACATCGTATGGAACACCTTCGGCTTGTTTTACGAGTCCGCTGAGAACGTCACCATCGCCGGAGCATGACGGCCTTCCGGAGGTCCAGCATATCTCTGTTCATGTTCTTTTCCCGAATCGAAAAACCGAAATTCCGATCAATCCAATAAGCACCGGCGAGC encodes the following:
- the LOC133734879 gene encoding laccase-15-like, translating into MKVSRISLHLQLLGLLLAVNGFLLHCQAWPARYTFVVENTPYKRLCSTKNILTVNGQFPGPTLHVHKGHTIIVDVFNKGNRNITIHWHGVAQPRNPWSDGPEYITQCPIQPGAKFTQKIIFSKEEGTLWWHAHSEWDRATVHGPIIIYPNKKKNYPFGKPHAEIPIILGEWWKVDIGNLYTQTLQAGGEPNTSDAYLINGQPGDLYPCSKSETFKVMVDYGKTYLLRLINSGLQEILFFAIANHKVTVVGTDASYTKPFTTDYVTISPGQTIDLLLHANQRPNHYYMAATAYVGGAVPYDNTTTTALLQYKNRGYTPSSTPFFPNLPAHNDTNASVHFSGSLRSLADKNHPIDVPRKITTPLFYTVSVNTFQCPNNSCAGPNGTRLAASVNNISFVNPSIDILQAYYYHVNGVFGTRFPDFPPLLFNFTAQYLPLYLQTPKRGTEVQVLEYNATVELVFQGTNLVAGDDHPMHLHGYSFYVVGLGLGNFDKDKDPLKYNLVDPPLQNTIAVPVNGWTTIRFKADNPGVWFMHCHLDRHMSWGMDTTFIVKNGKGPKAQILPPPPDMPPC